In a genomic window of Dyadobacter fermentans DSM 18053:
- a CDS encoding xylulokinase: protein MYFLGFDLGSSSVKACLIHADTGAVAASAFYPEREMTIAAPKPGFAEQQPQMWWENACLASQAVIKKANVSPEEVGAIGISYQMHGLVVVDENLNVLRPSIIWCDSRAVEVGNRAMDALGEEYVLPHLLNSPGNFTASKLGWVKENEPEVYAKVHKFMLPGDYLAARMTSEVVTTPSGLSEGIFWDFVNQRPADFLFDHFGFDQSILPDVLPTFAEQGKVTAAAAAELGLRVGIPVTYRAGDQPNNAFSLNVLEPGEVAATAGTSGVVYGVSDQIKFDPKSRVNTFLHVNPIASSARYGVLLCVNGTGSLNGWLRNALFQGNISYPEMNTLAAQAPVGSDGLFCLPFGNGAERMLENQDPGNTFKGLQFSRHGLSHFTRASQEGIVFALYYGMEIMETVGVSLKNIRAGEANMFLSPVFRETFANVSGATVELYNTDGAQGAARAAGFGLGYYKNRSEAFTGLTALRTIEPDANLAQATRDAYGAWKASLEKNL, encoded by the coding sequence ATGTATTTCCTTGGATTCGATTTAGGCAGTTCGTCTGTTAAAGCTTGTTTGATTCACGCAGACACCGGGGCAGTAGCCGCCTCCGCGTTCTATCCTGAAAGGGAAATGACCATTGCGGCACCAAAGCCCGGGTTTGCCGAGCAGCAGCCCCAGATGTGGTGGGAAAATGCATGTCTCGCCTCTCAGGCAGTCATTAAAAAAGCGAACGTCTCACCCGAGGAAGTCGGTGCTATCGGGATCTCATACCAAATGCACGGGCTCGTGGTCGTGGACGAAAACCTGAATGTCCTCCGCCCATCCATCATCTGGTGCGACAGCCGCGCCGTTGAAGTGGGTAACCGGGCAATGGATGCGCTGGGCGAAGAATATGTACTGCCTCACCTGCTCAACTCACCCGGCAACTTCACCGCTTCCAAACTGGGCTGGGTAAAGGAAAATGAGCCCGAAGTGTATGCCAAAGTGCACAAATTCATGCTTCCCGGCGACTACCTCGCTGCCCGCATGACCAGCGAAGTGGTTACCACGCCATCCGGTTTATCCGAAGGCATCTTTTGGGACTTCGTCAACCAGCGTCCCGCGGATTTCCTCTTCGACCATTTCGGGTTCGACCAGAGCATCCTGCCTGATGTTCTTCCGACCTTCGCAGAGCAAGGAAAAGTTACCGCCGCCGCCGCTGCAGAACTCGGGCTTCGCGTGGGAATTCCTGTCACTTACCGCGCCGGTGATCAACCTAATAATGCGTTTTCTCTCAATGTCCTCGAACCAGGAGAGGTTGCTGCCACAGCAGGAACGTCAGGTGTTGTGTACGGTGTTAGCGACCAGATCAAATTTGACCCAAAATCCCGGGTAAATACATTCCTGCACGTCAACCCGATTGCTTCTTCGGCGCGGTATGGCGTACTGTTGTGCGTAAACGGAACGGGCAGTTTGAACGGCTGGTTGCGTAATGCATTGTTCCAGGGTAACATATCCTATCCCGAAATGAATACGCTTGCGGCCCAGGCACCTGTCGGGTCGGACGGGCTGTTCTGCCTTCCTTTCGGCAACGGTGCCGAGCGGATGCTCGAAAACCAGGACCCAGGGAACACATTCAAAGGACTTCAGTTCAGCCGCCATGGCCTGAGCCATTTCACGCGCGCGTCACAGGAGGGCATCGTGTTCGCATTGTACTACGGCATGGAGATCATGGAAACGGTTGGAGTTTCCCTTAAAAACATCCGCGCCGGCGAAGCGAACATGTTCCTGAGCCCTGTTTTCAGGGAAACGTTTGCCAATGTTTCCGGTGCCACCGTGGAACTTTACAATACCGATGGGGCACAGGGCGCTGCGCGTGCAGCCGGGTTCGGATTAGGTTATTATAAAAACCGCAGCGAGGCCTTTACAGGACTTACCGCACTCCGAACCATCGAGCCGGACGCAAACCTGGCCCAGGCTACACGGGATGCCTATGGCGCCTGGAAAGCCAGTCTCGAAAAGAACCTCTAA
- a CDS encoding M28 family peptidase encodes MKKVVQVVLIGGLFLLFSEFRPADKKWEKQFSRLDREIRQNSKAYATLGDATKTIGHRLTGSANGEKAEEYAFKLLKSYGFTDVVYQPFEVEAWMRDTVTLSIAPGSSDNFRDVPVVSLAHSPVESNLQGEIVDVGNGLEEDFLALKEKVKGKIAMANINLVGAAGKKNLHRSEKTALAIKYGAKGMIMVNGAPGKILLTGTASVTGAIISIPAVCISNESGIEIRKWITDEGPLEAHIDMHNNSKPIRARNVIATLKGKTDEKVIIGGHLDSWDLSTGAIDNGIGSFAVMDIARAFRALKVKPERTIQFVLFMGEEQGLLGSKHFVNELKKSGGIDKVSYMMNLDMTNDPRGANTFGRDEMMEFFASVGQAIQSVDNEYKNETNNRAGLHSDHQPFMLEGVPIAGLSGYLEPTVLQCYHADCDDFSLVNKDQLENTVRIASMYLYALSNAENLAVKKLSDQKTREYLISQGLKEELIIGQEWRWEQ; translated from the coding sequence ATGAAGAAAGTTGTGCAAGTCGTTCTTATTGGTGGGCTGTTTTTGTTGTTTTCAGAGTTTCGCCCGGCCGATAAAAAGTGGGAGAAGCAGTTCTCTCGTCTGGATCGGGAAATCAGGCAAAACAGTAAGGCGTATGCAACACTGGGTGATGCGACCAAAACCATAGGACACCGGCTCACCGGAAGCGCAAACGGAGAAAAAGCGGAAGAATACGCTTTTAAGTTGCTGAAAAGCTACGGCTTCACCGATGTGGTATACCAGCCGTTCGAGGTGGAAGCGTGGATGCGCGACACCGTTACATTGTCGATTGCACCCGGGAGCAGCGATAATTTTCGCGATGTGCCTGTTGTATCGCTGGCGCATTCTCCCGTTGAATCAAACTTGCAGGGTGAGATCGTCGACGTTGGCAATGGATTGGAAGAGGATTTTCTGGCCCTGAAAGAGAAGGTGAAGGGAAAGATTGCGATGGCTAACATCAATCTGGTGGGAGCAGCAGGCAAAAAGAACCTGCACCGTTCGGAGAAAACGGCGCTGGCGATCAAGTATGGCGCAAAGGGGATGATCATGGTAAACGGGGCGCCGGGCAAGATTTTGCTTACAGGAACCGCCTCAGTCACTGGTGCTATCATATCTATTCCGGCGGTTTGCATTTCCAATGAGAGCGGCATCGAGATCCGTAAATGGATCACGGATGAAGGGCCGCTGGAAGCGCATATTGATATGCACAATAATTCCAAGCCGATCAGGGCACGCAATGTCATTGCTACTTTGAAAGGTAAAACCGACGAAAAAGTAATTATCGGGGGACACCTCGACTCGTGGGACCTTTCCACGGGAGCCATTGATAACGGAATCGGGTCGTTTGCGGTTATGGACATTGCCCGGGCATTCAGAGCATTGAAAGTTAAGCCGGAGCGCACCATCCAGTTTGTGTTGTTCATGGGCGAGGAGCAGGGATTGCTCGGTTCGAAGCATTTTGTGAACGAGCTGAAAAAGTCAGGCGGTATCGACAAGGTATCCTACATGATGAACCTCGACATGACGAACGATCCCAGAGGTGCCAACACCTTTGGACGGGATGAAATGATGGAGTTTTTTGCGTCGGTCGGGCAGGCGATTCAGTCCGTCGATAACGAATACAAGAATGAAACCAACAACCGGGCCGGGTTGCATAGCGATCATCAGCCATTCATGCTGGAAGGCGTTCCGATCGCCGGTCTGTCGGGCTACCTCGAGCCTACCGTTTTGCAATGTTACCACGCGGATTGTGATGATTTCAGTTTGGTAAATAAAGACCAACTTGAAAATACGGTGCGTATCGCATCCATGTACCTGTACGCGCTTTCGAACGCGGAAAACCTTGCGGTAAAAAAGTTGTCGGATCAGAAAACCCGCGAATACCTGATATCGCAGGGATTGAAAGAAGAATTGATTATCGGCCAGGAATGGCGCTGGGAACAGTGA
- the ispE gene encoding 4-(cytidine 5'-diphospho)-2-C-methyl-D-erythritol kinase, producing the protein MLVFPNAKINIGLNIVEKRPDGFHNIESCFYPVGWSDALEITQAEQFSFHADGIAIPGNASDNLCIKAYEMLRSDYHLPPVKIHLLKTVPIGAGLGGGSADAAFAIKALNQLFNLNISVGEQEEYARRIGSDCAFFIRNKPMYCFGKGDEFDAIDINISGKWIALVNPGIHISTVEAYSGVVAKRSTGDLRTILSGPITGWKDHVRNDFEATLFQKYPLLADTKDKLYDLGAEYAAMSGSGSTLFGIFKEEQNVKQHFPDFRLWQGFLR; encoded by the coding sequence ATGTTAGTATTCCCTAATGCCAAGATCAATATCGGTTTAAATATTGTCGAAAAACGTCCGGACGGTTTCCATAATATCGAATCCTGTTTTTACCCGGTAGGCTGGTCGGATGCACTGGAAATCACCCAGGCGGAACAGTTTTCATTTCACGCGGATGGAATAGCGATCCCCGGTAATGCGAGCGACAACCTTTGCATCAAGGCATATGAAATGCTGAGGAGTGATTACCATCTGCCTCCCGTTAAAATACATTTGTTGAAAACAGTGCCCATCGGTGCCGGATTGGGCGGCGGGTCTGCCGATGCCGCATTTGCGATCAAGGCTTTGAACCAGTTGTTCAATCTGAACATTTCAGTCGGGGAGCAGGAGGAATATGCACGGCGCATCGGAAGCGATTGTGCTTTTTTTATCCGGAACAAACCCATGTATTGCTTCGGAAAAGGAGATGAGTTTGATGCAATCGACATTAATATCTCCGGGAAGTGGATTGCGCTGGTAAACCCGGGCATCCATATTTCTACCGTAGAAGCATATTCGGGCGTGGTCGCGAAACGAAGCACCGGCGATTTGCGTACTATATTGAGCGGGCCGATAACCGGATGGAAAGATCACGTGCGCAACGATTTCGAAGCAACGTTATTTCAAAAATATCCTCTTTTGGCTGACACAAAGGATAAATTATACGACCTCGGAGCGGAATATGCAGCAATGAGCGGTTCAGGTTCTACGTTGTTCGGGATTTTCAAGGAGGAACAGAATGTGAAACAGCATTTCCCTGATTTTCGCCTTTGGCAAGGGTTCCTTAGGTAA
- a CDS encoding cytochrome c oxidase subunit 3, which translates to MSPKHTTRQTENPFTKRREPLGFMLWLGVAGSSLLFTSIFITFLLRAHHETSHLVALPDMFWLSTLVILFSSITLHEANLAFTNERFLHYRVFLGATLLLGTIFMMLQAGGWMEMVNSGVFSGINTSEGFIYLLTGLHLLHMIGGVLYLGFLFRKAVRNRSYVDSFVYSVNPPNRLRIRLFTRYWHFTGALWLVVFIFLIVLY; encoded by the coding sequence ATGAGTCCGAAGCATACAACCAGACAAACCGAAAACCCATTCACCAAACGCCGTGAGCCGCTTGGCTTTATGCTTTGGTTGGGCGTTGCCGGCAGTTCGCTGTTGTTTACTTCCATCTTCATCACTTTCCTGCTGCGTGCGCATCACGAAACCTCACATCTGGTGGCCTTGCCAGACATGTTCTGGCTGAGTACGCTGGTCATTCTGTTCAGCAGCATTACACTGCACGAAGCCAACCTCGCTTTTACTAACGAACGCTTCCTTCACTACCGGGTATTCCTCGGCGCTACCCTGCTGCTTGGCACCATATTCATGATGCTGCAAGCAGGCGGATGGATGGAAATGGTCAATTCGGGCGTTTTTAGCGGCATCAATACCTCCGAAGGCTTTATTTACCTGCTCACCGGCCTGCATTTGCTCCACATGATCGGCGGCGTGCTATATCTCGGTTTCCTTTTCCGGAAGGCGGTCAGGAACAGAAGTTATGTTGACTCTTTCGTTTACAGTGTTAACCCGCCAAATCGGCTCAGAATCAGACTTTTTACGCGATACTGGCACTTCACCGGCGCTCTTTGGCTGGTGGTATTTATCTTTTTGATCGTCTTGTATTAA
- a CDS encoding helix-turn-helix domain-containing protein: protein MIPASPPIRTDLFSLFMLLGCVQGLILAYVFLSHTKGSNRSNLYLGILLLGMSLIISDVWLGYTNYMFQVLWLVDFSEPLNLLMAPAAFLYVKVGVSQRDDRRAWLHFLPTLIYFVYMCVLVYPQGLAFKYNANIGSFHPEIARLPATPYGSEWMFYPKWHINDLTFVSMLIYNIAGLVFLVRAFRERRVSFFTGEKSSLSWFRDMFLQLVFLVIVFFVVRISFRHDLGDHIIAAFISLIIYITSFTVLRKSLFFQQPAERTARKYEKSSLTPEIQSTTLGKLEAIMLAERPFLDPGFSLPALSKRLGVSTHHLSQILNEELKQSFFDLIATYRIQEAQRLLGDEAHAYLKIEEIGQMVGYNSKSAFNTAFRKISGLTPSEYRKKQAIQKF from the coding sequence ATGATCCCAGCTTCACCGCCAATCCGTACCGACCTTTTTTCGCTGTTTATGCTGCTCGGATGTGTCCAGGGGTTGATATTGGCGTATGTCTTTCTTTCGCATACGAAGGGTAGTAACCGGTCGAACCTCTATCTGGGTATCCTGCTTCTGGGAATGTCACTGATTATCAGCGATGTGTGGCTCGGCTATACGAATTACATGTTTCAGGTTCTCTGGCTGGTGGATTTCAGCGAGCCGCTGAACCTGCTGATGGCACCGGCGGCGTTTCTATATGTCAAAGTGGGTGTTAGCCAGCGGGATGACAGGCGGGCCTGGCTGCATTTCCTTCCCACGCTGATCTACTTCGTGTACATGTGCGTGCTCGTGTATCCGCAAGGGCTTGCCTTTAAGTACAATGCCAATATCGGCTCTTTTCATCCGGAAATAGCGCGTCTGCCTGCTACACCCTACGGCAGCGAATGGATGTTTTACCCAAAATGGCACATCAACGACCTTACATTCGTGAGCATGCTCATTTACAATATAGCTGGTCTTGTGTTTCTGGTGAGAGCTTTCCGCGAACGGCGAGTGTCATTTTTCACCGGTGAAAAGAGCTCGCTTTCGTGGTTCAGGGATATGTTCCTGCAACTGGTGTTCCTGGTGATTGTATTTTTCGTCGTCCGCATTTCTTTTCGGCACGATTTGGGCGATCACATCATTGCTGCATTCATCTCGCTGATTATCTACATTACGAGCTTTACAGTGTTAAGAAAGTCGCTTTTCTTTCAACAACCGGCGGAACGGACGGCGAGGAAGTATGAAAAATCATCATTGACACCCGAGATTCAATCCACGACGCTGGGCAAGCTGGAAGCGATCATGCTCGCTGAAAGGCCATTTCTGGACCCCGGATTTTCACTACCGGCGCTGTCGAAACGGCTTGGCGTGTCTACGCACCATTTGTCGCAGATACTCAATGAAGAGTTGAAGCAGAGTTTTTTCGACCTGATCGCCACTTATCGCATTCAGGAAGCGCAACGGCTGCTGGGTGATGAGGCTCATGCATATCTCAAAATTGAAGAGATCGGGCAGATGGTCGGTTACAATTCCAAATCCGCTTTTAATACTGCCTTCCGCAAAATCTCGGGCCTGACGCCCTCCGAATACCGCAAAAAACAGGCGATTCAGAAGTTCTGA
- a CDS encoding acyltransferase family protein: METKSDQFHPTHLRRYDLDWLRVTAFAILIFYHVGMFFNHWDWHIKNDVLTRAVEWPMRFSSQWRMALLFMISGAGVYFALGNRRPAAFLKERFVRIFLPLVFGMIVIVPPQIFFERLTQGETYGYGEFYKTVFQFEPYPQGSFSWHHLWYLVYIFCYSLLALPLLVWLRRSTGFMRRVAAFFSNPWALIAVPVLWHAGGSILLSEKFPTTHNLIRDWNEHFHDFTLFITGFVLCTQMRFWETLQKYRRLALGIWLPLTIVLYVFYWTAERDMSAMEWIVYDLIKTTNAWCILLCIFGYGYTYLQFTNPFLRYANEAVYPFYILHQTVIICLAYPLITASVHWFVKFVYLSVATFAICLGTYHFLIRRSNVLRVLFGMKAAKRRNSEEPLAPISSIS, translated from the coding sequence ATGGAAACAAAGTCCGACCAATTTCATCCAACCCACCTTCGCCGCTACGACCTCGACTGGCTGCGTGTAACCGCATTTGCTATCCTGATCTTCTACCACGTAGGAATGTTCTTCAATCACTGGGATTGGCATATCAAAAACGACGTGCTCACGCGCGCCGTTGAATGGCCCATGCGGTTCAGCAGCCAGTGGCGCATGGCGCTTTTGTTCATGATTTCGGGTGCCGGTGTATACTTCGCGCTGGGGAATCGCCGACCGGCTGCTTTTTTGAAGGAGCGGTTCGTCCGGATTTTCCTACCACTCGTTTTCGGGATGATCGTCATCGTGCCGCCGCAGATCTTTTTCGAACGACTTACCCAGGGAGAAACTTACGGCTATGGTGAGTTTTACAAAACTGTTTTTCAATTCGAGCCGTATCCGCAGGGCAGTTTCAGCTGGCACCATTTGTGGTACCTCGTTTATATTTTCTGCTACTCGCTGCTGGCATTGCCGTTGCTGGTGTGGCTGCGCCGAAGCACCGGCTTTATGCGCCGTGTAGCTGCATTTTTCTCAAATCCCTGGGCATTAATCGCCGTGCCTGTGCTCTGGCATGCCGGCGGGAGTATCTTGCTAAGTGAGAAATTTCCTACGACGCACAACCTGATCAGGGATTGGAATGAACATTTTCATGATTTCACGCTTTTTATCACCGGTTTTGTGCTTTGTACGCAAATGCGTTTCTGGGAAACATTGCAGAAATACCGACGCCTTGCACTCGGAATATGGCTCCCGCTCACGATCGTACTCTACGTGTTTTACTGGACTGCCGAGCGCGACATGAGCGCAATGGAATGGATAGTCTATGACCTGATCAAAACGACGAATGCGTGGTGTATCCTGCTATGCATTTTCGGGTATGGCTACACGTACCTGCAATTCACGAACCCGTTCCTGCGATATGCCAATGAGGCGGTGTACCCATTCTACATTCTGCATCAGACGGTCATTATTTGCCTGGCTTATCCGCTGATCACTGCTTCCGTGCATTGGTTTGTGAAGTTCGTGTACCTCAGCGTCGCCACATTTGCGATTTGCCTCGGGACCTATCACTTTCTGATCAGAAGGAGTAATGTTCTGCGGGTATTGTTTGGGATGAAAGCCGCGAAACGGCGAAACAGCGAAGAGCCGCTGGCGCCTATTTCTTCAATATCTTGA
- a CDS encoding OmpA family protein produces MRAFCLLALTVVSSYCAHAQLENLGKSINTEYNEISPIISPDGKTIYFSRVSHPQNTHGPKGSQDIWFSELKSDKWTPARRLPAPLNKEDYNSLYSITPDGNTLLIKGSYKNGTYETRGFSTSKKTARGWSAPNKLDIPGYTKLSKGQFDCGYLSNDGKVLVMSFSEKKNSKVDDLYVSFKQKDGSWSKPMNLGAEINTEDFTETTPFLAPDGVTLYFSSDRKGGQGSNDIYYSKRIDKSWKRWSRPVNLGPAINTDGYDAYYTISALGDFAYMVSFKDTEGKGDIVRYNLQPKPAPADSAVEAPVAVVPPSDPVVMISGKVIDSKTNKPVEATIIYEDLTTGEEVGTATTNPTTGEYKLVLPYGQKYSMRAVAPNFIAEGENIDLTDSTGKEKSFKEIANKSLKLIPIEEGQIVRLNNIFFATGKATLREESFPELNRIAISMTENKTLAIELGGHTDNTGSAEFNVNLSQERADTVREYLIGKGIEPDRIASKGYGETKPVATNDTPEGQQQNRRVEFKILKK; encoded by the coding sequence ATGCGTGCTTTCTGCCTTTTAGCCTTGACTGTCGTTTCCTCCTACTGTGCCCACGCACAATTGGAAAACCTCGGAAAATCGATCAATACCGAATACAACGAGATCAGCCCGATCATTTCGCCCGACGGTAAAACGATCTACTTCTCGCGCGTAAGCCATCCGCAGAACACGCACGGCCCGAAAGGCAGCCAGGATATCTGGTTTTCTGAGCTGAAAAGCGATAAATGGACGCCCGCACGCAGGCTGCCCGCACCACTTAACAAGGAGGATTACAATAGCCTTTACAGCATCACACCCGACGGCAACACCTTGCTGATCAAGGGTTCCTACAAAAACGGCACCTACGAGACACGCGGCTTTTCCACCAGTAAAAAAACGGCAAGGGGCTGGTCGGCGCCGAATAAGCTGGACATTCCAGGTTATACCAAACTCAGCAAGGGCCAGTTCGACTGCGGCTATCTGTCGAATGACGGAAAAGTGCTGGTCATGTCATTCAGCGAGAAGAAAAACAGCAAAGTGGATGACCTCTACGTCAGTTTCAAGCAAAAAGACGGTTCCTGGTCCAAACCGATGAATCTCGGCGCGGAGATCAATACGGAAGATTTTACCGAAACGACCCCTTTTCTTGCCCCGGACGGCGTAACGCTGTACTTTTCCAGCGACCGCAAAGGCGGCCAGGGAAGCAATGACATTTATTACAGTAAGCGCATTGACAAGTCATGGAAAAGATGGAGCCGACCCGTAAACCTCGGCCCGGCCATCAATACCGATGGTTATGACGCCTATTACACGATTTCTGCCCTCGGCGACTTCGCGTACATGGTCTCTTTTAAAGACACCGAGGGCAAAGGCGACATTGTCCGGTACAATCTTCAACCCAAACCTGCGCCTGCCGATTCGGCGGTTGAAGCGCCCGTGGCCGTTGTTCCGCCATCCGACCCCGTCGTGATGATCAGCGGCAAGGTCATCGATTCCAAAACCAATAAGCCGGTAGAGGCGACGATTATTTACGAAGACCTGACAACCGGTGAAGAAGTGGGAACGGCGACCACCAACCCAACCACCGGAGAGTACAAACTCGTGCTTCCTTATGGCCAGAAGTACAGTATGCGCGCCGTAGCGCCCAATTTCATAGCCGAGGGCGAGAACATCGACCTTACCGACTCGACCGGGAAAGAGAAGAGCTTCAAGGAAATAGCCAATAAGTCGCTCAAACTGATCCCGATCGAAGAAGGCCAGATCGTACGGCTCAACAACATCTTCTTTGCCACCGGGAAGGCCACGCTTCGGGAAGAATCATTCCCCGAACTGAACCGTATTGCCATTTCAATGACCGAAAACAAGACATTGGCCATTGAGCTCGGCGGGCACACGGATAACACCGGTAGCGCGGAGTTTAACGTCAACCTATCGCAGGAGCGTGCAGACACCGTTCGCGAGTACCTCATCGGGAAAGGCATTGAGCCGGATCGCATCGCCAGCAAGGGTTATGGCGAAACCAAGCCTGTCGCCACGAACGACACGCCCGAAGGACAGCAACAAAACCGTCGCGTGGAATTCAAGATATTGAAGAAATAG
- a CDS encoding LOG family protein: MHSIVVYCGSNPGKKALYAEAAYAIGKALAERNIKLIYGGGNLGLMGRVADGAMDQGGFVTGIIPNFLAKLEVAHKTLSELHFVETMHERKAKMVSMSDGVIALPGGYGTLDELFEILTWAQLRIFHGPVGLLNVNGFYDLLLLQLDKMVEEGFLRPDTRQLLVVSDEPAALLAKMEAYRLQNAENKPLDGSLYVDKN; encoded by the coding sequence ATGCATTCCATAGTTGTATACTGCGGTTCAAATCCGGGTAAGAAAGCGCTGTATGCCGAAGCTGCCTATGCAATAGGCAAGGCACTGGCGGAGCGCAACATCAAGCTGATCTACGGCGGCGGTAATCTGGGCCTGATGGGCCGCGTGGCCGACGGCGCCATGGACCAGGGAGGGTTTGTCACCGGCATTATCCCCAATTTTCTGGCCAAGCTGGAAGTGGCGCACAAGACGCTGTCCGAGCTACATTTCGTTGAAACCATGCATGAGCGGAAGGCCAAAATGGTGTCGATGTCCGACGGCGTGATCGCATTACCCGGCGGCTACGGCACATTGGACGAGCTTTTCGAGATCCTGACCTGGGCACAGCTCCGCATTTTCCACGGCCCGGTGGGACTTTTGAACGTCAACGGGTTTTACGATCTTTTGCTTTTGCAACTCGATAAGATGGTTGAAGAAGGCTTCCTGCGGCCCGATACGCGTCAGCTGCTGGTCGTTTCGGATGAACCTGCCGCACTCCTCGCAAAAATGGAGGCCTACCGTTTGCAAAACGCGGAAAATAAGCCGCTGGACGGGTCGTTGTATGTAGATAAAAACTAG
- a CDS encoding UDP-N-acetylmuramate--L-alanine ligase — protein sequence MHNLAIELHLKGFLVTGSDDEIYEPSSSRLAQYDLLPPVTGWFPDKITTDLDAVILGMHARQDNPELAKAKELGIKVYSYPEYIFEQSQNKQRVVIAGSHGKTTITSMVLHVLKYNKRNFNYLVGAQIEGFDNMVKLSENAPLIVIEGDEYFTSPIDPTPKFIHYQPHIALISGIAWDHFNVFPTWESYVKQFELLADSLPKAGAIIFDETDDMLDVIGQKGRPDVASTPYNVHPHRIEDNKTILITAEQGEVPVLVFGSHNMKNISGAREVCERLGVTDEEFYQAIRTFKGASKRLELLGSNETVNVYRDFAHAPSKVEATTSALKEQFPERTLVACAELHTFSSLNKGFLSQYRRKLKSADIAVVYFNPVTLEHKRLEGLTEEDIRTAFKRDDLKVFTDSAELAAFLKSLTWKDANLLLMSSGTFGDLDLKNLAAEVLS from the coding sequence ATGCACAATCTGGCCATCGAATTACATTTAAAAGGATTCCTTGTGACGGGATCGGACGACGAAATCTACGAGCCTTCGTCGAGCCGGCTGGCGCAATACGACCTGCTTCCGCCCGTCACCGGCTGGTTTCCCGATAAAATAACGACCGACCTCGACGCGGTGATCCTGGGCATGCACGCCCGCCAGGACAATCCCGAGCTTGCAAAGGCGAAAGAACTCGGCATTAAGGTGTATTCCTACCCCGAGTATATTTTCGAACAAAGCCAGAACAAGCAACGCGTCGTGATCGCTGGCAGCCATGGAAAAACGACCATTACTTCCATGGTTTTGCATGTTTTGAAATACAATAAAAGAAACTTCAACTACCTGGTAGGTGCTCAGATCGAAGGCTTCGATAACATGGTGAAGCTCTCGGAGAATGCTCCGCTCATCGTGATTGAAGGCGACGAATATTTTACATCACCGATTGACCCGACACCCAAATTCATCCATTACCAACCGCATATCGCCCTCATCAGCGGCATTGCATGGGACCATTTCAATGTCTTCCCAACCTGGGAATCGTACGTAAAGCAATTTGAACTGCTGGCCGATTCGCTTCCGAAAGCCGGCGCGATCATTTTTGACGAAACGGACGATATGCTGGATGTGATCGGGCAAAAAGGCCGTCCGGATGTTGCCAGCACGCCTTACAATGTGCATCCGCATCGCATTGAGGACAATAAAACGATACTGATCACCGCCGAGCAGGGCGAAGTTCCGGTACTCGTGTTCGGCAGCCACAACATGAAAAACATCAGCGGCGCGCGGGAAGTGTGCGAGCGGCTGGGCGTGACCGACGAAGAGTTTTACCAGGCAATCCGTACTTTCAAAGGCGCGTCCAAACGGCTTGAACTGCTCGGTTCGAATGAGACGGTGAACGTTTACCGCGATTTTGCCCATGCACCTTCCAAAGTGGAAGCGACTACCAGCGCATTGAAAGAGCAGTTTCCGGAAAGAACGCTCGTAGCCTGTGCCGAACTGCACACGTTCAGCAGCCTTAACAAAGGCTTCCTTTCGCAATACCGCCGTAAACTGAAATCCGCCGACATCGCGGTCGTTTATTTCAACCCCGTGACCCTCGAACACAAGCGGCTCGAAGGACTGACCGAAGAAGACATCAGGACGGCATTCAAACGCGACGACCTGAAAGTATTCACGGATTCGGCCGAGCTCGCTGCATTTTTAAAATCACTAACCTGGAAAGACGCCAACCTGCTGCTGATGAGCTCGGGTACATTCGGCGATCTGGACCTGAAAAATCTGGCGGCGGAAGTACTGTCCTGA